One window of Fundidesulfovibrio putealis DSM 16056 genomic DNA carries:
- the thiF gene encoding sulfur carrier protein ThiS adenylyltransferase ThiF → MNPFQQGLSRYLSPDDLSRVRSLRIGIAGAGGLGSNCAWMLVRSGFSNFVIADHDVVDASNLNRQFFFIRQIGMPKVAALRDNLLDINPDANIQAVQTLITPDNVASLFADCDVVVEAFDAASAKRMIVEAYLPTGKFLVAASGLAGYGDADRIVTRRVRDNFAIVGDMASAATEQCPPLAPCVTVAAAKQADLVLEFALRRQA, encoded by the coding sequence ATGAATCCCTTCCAGCAGGGCCTGTCGCGCTATCTGTCGCCGGACGATCTTTCGCGCGTGCGCTCCCTTCGCATCGGCATCGCGGGCGCGGGCGGGCTCGGTTCCAATTGCGCCTGGATGCTGGTGCGCTCCGGGTTCTCGAACTTCGTCATTGCTGACCACGACGTTGTCGATGCCAGCAACCTGAACCGCCAGTTCTTCTTTATCCGCCAGATCGGCATGCCCAAGGTCGCGGCGCTTCGCGACAACCTTCTGGACATCAACCCGGACGCGAACATCCAGGCCGTGCAGACCCTCATCACGCCCGACAATGTCGCTTCCCTGTTCGCGGACTGCGACGTTGTCGTCGAAGCCTTCGACGCGGCCAGCGCCAAGCGCATGATCGTGGAGGCCTACCTCCCTACGGGTAAATTTCTGGTGGCCGCGTCAGGTCTTGCGGGGTATGGCGATGCTGACCGCATCGTCACGCGGCGCGTGCGCGATAACTTCGCCATAGTGGGCGACATGGCCAGCGCGGCCACGGAGCAGTGTCCGCCCCTGGCCCCGTGCGTCACGGTTGCGGCGGCCAAACAGGCCGATCTGGTGCTCGAATTCGCTTTGCGGAGGCAAGCGTGA
- a CDS encoding thiazole synthase: MSDKLTIGGVTLPSRLFLGSGKYSSNTLIPAIVEASGAGVITVAVRRVDPEAGQENILTHIPKTCILMPNTSGARNAAEAVRIARLARAAGCGDWIKIEVISDNRYLLPDNQETIEATRILAAEGFTVLPYMSPDLMAAKRMAEAGAAAIMPLGAPIGTNRGFRTKELVRIMIEELELPVIVDAGIGRPSEACECMEMGAAAVLVNTAVASASDPVAMGRAFGQAVAAGRAAFLAGPGAVQESAKASSPLTGFLHE, encoded by the coding sequence ATGTCCGACAAGCTCACAATCGGCGGCGTCACCCTCCCGAGCCGCCTCTTCCTGGGGTCCGGGAAATATTCCTCCAACACGCTCATCCCGGCCATCGTCGAGGCCAGCGGTGCGGGCGTCATCACCGTGGCGGTTCGCCGCGTGGACCCCGAGGCCGGTCAGGAGAACATCCTTACCCATATTCCCAAGACCTGCATCCTGATGCCCAACACCTCCGGCGCGCGAAACGCCGCCGAGGCCGTGCGCATCGCGCGCCTCGCCCGCGCGGCAGGTTGCGGCGACTGGATCAAGATCGAGGTGATAAGCGACAACCGCTACCTGCTGCCCGACAACCAGGAGACCATCGAGGCCACGCGCATCCTGGCTGCCGAGGGCTTCACCGTGCTGCCCTACATGTCGCCGGACCTGATGGCCGCCAAGCGCATGGCCGAGGCCGGAGCCGCCGCCATCATGCCGCTGGGCGCGCCTATCGGCACCAATCGGGGTTTCCGCACCAAGGAACTCGTGCGCATCATGATCGAGGAGCTTGAGCTGCCGGTCATCGTGGATGCCGGGATCGGGCGGCCCTCCGAAGCCTGCGAGTGCATGGAGATGGGCGCGGCCGCCGTGCTGGTGAACACCGCCGTGGCGTCGGCGTCGGACCCCGTGGCCATGGGGCGCGCTTTCGGGCAGGCCGTGGCGGCAGGGCGCGCGGCGTTTCTGGCCGGGCCGGGAGCCGTGCAGGAGAGCGCGAAGGCGTCGTCGCCGCTTACGGGATTTCTTCACGAATAG
- the thiE gene encoding thiamine phosphate synthase, translating into MRNFLAGGIYAILSEEHSNGRSNLEVAEKLLEAGITVIQYREKDKKAGAMYDECLTLREMTRSAKATFIINDHVDLALLVDADGVHVGQEDLPPAAVRKLLGPDRIIGLSTHGPSQARAAQTSGVVDYIGVGPIFATKTKKDVCDPVGFEYLDYVVEHIPMPFVAIGGIKTHNLPQVRERGAHMACLVTEIVGADDISGTARNLRNMMKA; encoded by the coding sequence ATGCGTAATTTTCTGGCTGGCGGCATCTATGCCATCCTCTCGGAGGAGCACTCCAATGGCCGTTCCAATCTGGAGGTGGCCGAGAAGCTCCTGGAGGCGGGCATCACCGTCATCCAGTATCGCGAGAAGGACAAGAAGGCGGGGGCCATGTACGACGAGTGCCTGACATTGCGTGAAATGACGCGCTCCGCCAAGGCCACCTTCATCATCAACGATCACGTGGACCTGGCCCTGCTGGTGGACGCCGACGGCGTGCACGTCGGGCAGGAGGACCTGCCCCCGGCGGCGGTGCGCAAGCTCCTCGGGCCGGACAGGATAATCGGGCTCTCCACGCACGGTCCCAGCCAGGCGCGCGCAGCCCAGACTTCCGGCGTGGTGGACTACATCGGCGTCGGCCCCATCTTCGCCACCAAGACCAAGAAAGACGTCTGCGATCCCGTGGGCTTCGAGTATCTGGACTATGTTGTGGAGCATATCCCCATGCCCTTCGTGGCCATCGGCGGCATCAAGACCCACAACCTGCCCCAGGTGCGCGAGCGCGGAGCCCACATGGCCTGTCTGGTAACGGAGATCGTGGGCGCGGACGATATTTCCGGCACCGCCAGGAATCTTCGCAATATGATGAAGGCGTAA
- the thiH gene encoding 2-iminoacetate synthase ThiH, whose translation MTFYDELRRYDGFDFASFFASVTDADIARIISKERLSREDYLALLSPRATSHLEAMARRASELTVRHFGKAVLLFTPLYLANHCTNQCVYCGFNTKNALERRKLTLEEVEAEAVEIAKSGLKHILILTGDDRKQTPVSYIADCSKVLKKYFTSIAVEVYALTQDEYAELAAVGVDGMTMFQEVYNEEIYAELHPKGPKRVYRNRLEAPERAAAAGIRQITTGTLLGLNDWRTEAFFTGLHTDYLQHTYPDVEVAISPPRMRPHLGGFPPKVIVSDADMVQYILAFRLFMPRGGVTLSTRENAKLRDNLLGLGVTKMSAGVCTQVGGRASGQEDPGQFEISDERSVAEMAQMLYSRGYQPVYKDWQYL comes from the coding sequence ATGACATTCTACGACGAACTACGCCGCTACGACGGCTTCGACTTCGCGTCCTTCTTCGCCTCGGTGACGGACGCCGACATCGCGCGCATCATCAGCAAAGAGCGCCTGTCCCGCGAGGACTACTTGGCGCTTCTTTCCCCGCGCGCCACGTCCCACCTGGAGGCCATGGCGCGCCGCGCCAGCGAACTCACCGTGCGCCACTTCGGCAAGGCGGTGCTCTTGTTTACGCCGCTGTATCTGGCCAACCACTGCACCAACCAGTGTGTCTACTGCGGCTTCAACACGAAGAACGCGTTGGAGCGCCGCAAGTTGACGCTTGAGGAGGTCGAGGCCGAAGCGGTCGAGATCGCCAAGAGCGGGCTGAAGCACATCTTGATCCTCACTGGGGACGACCGCAAACAGACTCCGGTCAGCTACATCGCGGATTGCTCCAAGGTGCTGAAGAAGTACTTCACCAGCATCGCCGTGGAGGTCTACGCCCTCACCCAGGACGAATACGCCGAGCTGGCCGCCGTGGGCGTGGACGGCATGACCATGTTCCAGGAAGTCTACAACGAGGAAATCTACGCCGAGCTGCACCCCAAAGGCCCCAAGCGGGTTTACCGCAACCGCCTGGAGGCCCCGGAGCGCGCGGCTGCGGCGGGCATCCGCCAGATCACCACGGGGACGCTCCTGGGGTTGAACGACTGGCGCACCGAAGCCTTCTTCACCGGCCTGCACACGGACTACTTGCAGCACACCTACCCGGACGTGGAAGTGGCCATCTCGCCGCCGCGCATGCGCCCGCACCTGGGGGGCTTCCCGCCCAAGGTGATCGTGTCGGACGCGGACATGGTGCAGTATATTTTGGCGTTCAGGCTGTTCATGCCGCGCGGCGGGGTGACGCTCTCCACGCGCGAGAACGCGAAGCTGCGCGACAACCTGCTGGGGCTTGGCGTCACCAAGATGAGCGCGGGCGTATGCACCCAGGTCGGGGGCAGGGCGTCCGGCCAGGAAGACCCCGGCCAGTTCGAGATATCCGACGAGCGCAGTGTGGCCGAAATGGCCCAGATGCTGTACTCGCGGGGGTATCAGCCGGTGTACAAGGATTGGCAGTATTTGTAG
- the thiS gene encoding sulfur carrier protein ThiS — MNLRINGKSTTLPHPQTLEAYLASRNLDPAVVVIELNESIVPKDKWAQTLLAEGDSLEIVSFVGGG; from the coding sequence ATGAACCTTCGCATCAACGGAAAATCCACCACCCTGCCGCACCCCCAGACCCTGGAAGCCTACCTGGCCTCCCGGAATCTGGACCCTGCGGTCGTGGTCATCGAACTGAACGAATCCATCGTCCCCAAGGACAAATGGGCGCAAACCCTCCTCGCAGAGGGCGACAGCCTGGAGATCGTGTCCTTCGTGGGAGGAGGCTGA
- a CDS encoding cupin domain-containing protein, whose product MEIKDYKAIEPVRFDNEVAKGVAGRVLIGKADGAPNFCMRLFEIAPGGHTPRHTHDWEHEMFYHSGQGEVYGNGQWNPVGPGSAVLVKPNEEHQVRNTGTEPLMLLCLVPSGAPEL is encoded by the coding sequence GTGGAGATCAAGGATTACAAGGCCATCGAACCTGTTCGCTTCGACAACGAAGTAGCCAAGGGAGTCGCCGGGCGCGTGCTGATCGGCAAGGCTGACGGCGCGCCCAACTTCTGCATGCGACTGTTCGAGATCGCACCCGGCGGCCACACGCCGCGCCACACCCACGACTGGGAGCACGAGATGTTCTACCACAGCGGGCAGGGTGAAGTGTACGGCAACGGGCAGTGGAACCCGGTCGGGCCGGGCAGCGCCGTGCTCGTCAAGCCGAACGAGGAGCATCAGGTGCGAAATACCGGCACTGAACCGCTGATGCTCTTGTGCCTGGTTCCCTCGGGTGCGCCGGAGCTGTAA
- a CDS encoding cysteine hydrolase family protein: MNTALILIDLQMDYFAGGPMELVGAEAAVLKAGRALGWFREQGWPVIHVQHLSVRPGAGFFIPGTPGVEIHPAVAPQEGEAVVQKTFPNSFRATELQDRLDEADVKRLVIAGMMTHMCVDATTRAAFDLGYECVVLADACATRALDYGHVNVPAAHVQAAFMAALGAVYATVTGVKDMAGELR, from the coding sequence ATGAATACCGCACTCATCCTGATCGACCTCCAGATGGACTACTTCGCGGGCGGCCCCATGGAGCTCGTGGGGGCCGAGGCCGCCGTGCTGAAGGCGGGCCGCGCCTTGGGCTGGTTCCGCGAGCAGGGCTGGCCGGTCATCCACGTGCAGCACCTCTCGGTGCGCCCCGGCGCGGGCTTCTTCATCCCCGGCACGCCCGGCGTGGAGATCCACCCCGCAGTGGCTCCCCAGGAGGGCGAAGCGGTCGTCCAGAAGACTTTCCCCAACTCGTTCCGGGCCACGGAACTCCAGGACCGCCTGGACGAGGCCGACGTGAAGCGGCTGGTTATCGCCGGAATGATGACCCACATGTGCGTGGACGCAACCACCCGCGCAGCCTTCGACCTGGGCTACGAGTGCGTCGTGCTGGCCGACGCCTGCGCCACGCGCGCCCTGGACTACGGCCACGTGAACGTGCCCGCCGCGCATGTGCAGGCGGCCTTCATGGCGGCTCTGGGCGCGGTGTACGCCACCGTGACCGGCGTGAAGGACATGGCCGGGGAGCTGCGGTAA